CCCACACGGACTCGAAGCGACACACGCGCCTTCGCGCGCAAGCCGATCGGCTGATTCAACATCGGCTTGGTGACGCGGCCATGAACCCCGAGCAGATCGCCGACGCGCTCGGCGTCTCGAGGCGGACGCTCTACGACGCGTTCGCTCGCGATGGACGCAGCGTCGCCTCCGTGATCAGGCACCGCCGCCTCGACGTTGCACGTGACCTCTTGACGCGCCACGGCGACGCGATGCTCAGCGTGGCAGAGGTTGCGGCGGCCTGCGGCTTTCGAAGCCCGGCCCACTTCAGCAGGGCCTTCCACGAGGAATTCGGAGTGGCACCGTCTCGATGCCGGGAGATCATTGGCGAAGCTTGACGATGCGTGCGGATCCGCACGACCGACCACCACCCCGCACGACAGCACCGGTCCGGCCGGGCGTCTGGCATACCGTGCAGTTCATGAATGACAAGATCGTTCGCGTCGCCGCAGTGCACGCCGCAGCCCCCTTCCTCGACCTGACCGCGGGTCTCGAGAAGACCCGAGAGGCGATTTTCGAAGCCGGCCGGGGAGGCGCCAAGATCGTCGTCTTTCCCGAGACCTTCCTTCCGGGCTATCCCCACTGGATCTGGTCGCACACCCCGAAGTATGCGGCACCCCTTTTCGCTCGCCTCTTCGAGAACGCGCTCGAACTGCCGAGTCCCGAGTCGCGCGCCATCGGAGACGCCGCCCGCGAAGCGGGTGTCTGGGTCGTCTTGGGCACCGATGAACGCGACGGCGGCACGCTGTACAACACCCAGGCGTACTTCAGCCCAGACGGACGCCTCGTGGCGCGTCACCGGAAACTGCACCCCACCAACGCCGAACGAACCGTCTGGGGGCGCGGTGATGGGCGCGACGTCTTCGTCGTCGACACGGGTTTCGCTCGCCTCGGCGGCCTGATCTGCTTCGAGCACAGCATGGATCTCGCGAAGTACGCCCTTGCCACCCTCGGCGAGCAGATTCACGTCGCGTCGTGGCCCGCGATCAACGCGACGCACGCCGACCCGAACGCCGGTGACTTCGATCACTACTCCACGACGCTCGCACAGGCACATGCGATCTGCGCGCAGACCTACGTCGTCGTCTCACAGGGCATGATCACGCAGGAGATCATCGACACGCTCGAGATTCCGGACGGACCGGAGGCGCCGACGCTCGGCGGTGGCCTCAGCGGATTCATCGGACCGAACGGTCAGTGGCTCAACGATCCGCACCGCGACACGGAGGCCATTGTCTTCGGCGATCTTGACCTTGGCATCATCCCGTTCGCCAAGTTCTTCGCTGACGGTGCGGGCCACTACGCACGACCGGATGTCTTCCGCTTCGGCATTGACCGCACGCCGCAGACCCCGCTCACGAATCAGTCGGTCGCCAATGTCGAGCCTCTCACGAGAGAGCCCGACCAC
This sequence is a window from Pseudoclavibacter endophyticus. Protein-coding genes within it:
- a CDS encoding carbon-nitrogen hydrolase family protein, encoding MNDKIVRVAAVHAAAPFLDLTAGLEKTREAIFEAGRGGAKIVVFPETFLPGYPHWIWSHTPKYAAPLFARLFENALELPSPESRAIGDAAREAGVWVVLGTDERDGGTLYNTQAYFSPDGRLVARHRKLHPTNAERTVWGRGDGRDVFVVDTGFARLGGLICFEHSMDLAKYALATLGEQIHVASWPAINATHADPNAGDFDHYSTTLAQAHAICAQTYVVVSQGMITQEIIDTLEIPDGPEAPTLGGGLSGFIGPNGQWLNDPHRDTEAIVFGDLDLGIIPFAKFFADGAGHYARPDVFRFGIDRTPQTPLTNQSVANVEPLTREPDHGAEPIGRVLSVRD